The genomic region TTTACAGAGTGGTTGTAGCTGATGCAAGAGCAAGAAGGAATGGACCTTTTATTGAAATTTTAGGTACCTATAATCCTAAGACAGACCCTGCAGAAATCAATCTTAATATGGACAGGGTCAAATACTGGCTACAGAAGGGCGCACAGCCTTCGGATACTGTTAAAAAGTTAATTGAAAGGGTTTCTGCTTAACATACCCAGTGGGGTATTTTACTACTCTTTTGACGGAGGTTAGAACATGAGCATGAAGACACTCATTGAGACAATGGCAAAGTCATTGGTGGACAAACCAGAGGAGGTTAAGGTTACTGAGATTGAGGGTGAGAAAACCACTGTTTATGAGCTCAGAGTTGCTCCAAGTGATCTTGGAAAGGTTATCGGAAAGCAGGGTAAAACCGCAAGGGCTATGAGGACCATCCTTGGTGCTGCTGGAACAAAAGTTGGCAAAAGATGCGTCCTTGAAATTTTAGAATAGTCCATTAAAAAGAGTTAAATAAAGGGCGTGAACTTCACGCCCTTTTCTTTTGAGTTTGAATTAAAGTTTATGAAATTTGAAGTTTTAACCATATTTCCTGAAATAATTGAATGTTACATAAAGCATGGAGTTTTAGGAAAGGCACTGAATAAAGGGATTGTAGAGGTAAAGGTATATAATTTACGAGACTTTACATCTGATAAGCATAAAAAAGTGGATGACTATCCCTATGGTGGTGGGGCAGGAATGGTTATGCAGATTGAGCCATTTTACAATGCAATAATGCATTTAAAGGCTGATGAAAAGCCAAGAAAGCTGGTACTGCTTTCTCCTCAGGGAAGAAAATTTACGCAGAAGCTTGCACAGAAGTTTATGGAGGAAAGTAAGGCAATGGTCTTAATATGCGGCAGATATGAAGGTATTGATGAAAGGGTTAAAGCTTTTGTGGATGAGGAAGTCTCTATTGGAGATTATGTTTTAAGTGGTGGAGAACTGGCAGCATTGGTTATAATAGATAGTGTTGTAAGACTTATA from Thermodesulfovibrio sp. 3907-1M harbors:
- the rpsP gene encoding 30S ribosomal protein S16 — its product is MQLVRIRLMRLGAKKKPFYRVVVADARARRNGPFIEILGTYNPKTDPAEINLNMDRVKYWLQKGAQPSDTVKKLIERVSA
- a CDS encoding KH domain-containing protein, producing the protein MKTLIETMAKSLVDKPEEVKVTEIEGEKTTVYELRVAPSDLGKVIGKQGKTARAMRTILGAAGTKVGKRCVLEILE
- the trmD gene encoding tRNA (guanosine(37)-N1)-methyltransferase TrmD, with the protein product MKFEVLTIFPEIIECYIKHGVLGKALNKGIVEVKVYNLRDFTSDKHKKVDDYPYGGGAGMVMQIEPFYNAIMHLKADEKPRKLVLLSPQGRKFTQKLAQKFMEESKAMVLICGRYEGIDERVKAFVDEEVSIGDYVLSGGELAALVIIDSVVRLIPGALGDELSAVEDSFMKGFLDYPHYTRPEDFKGMKVPEVLLSGDHKKIALWRKRQALKNTLKNRPDLLKNLSPEDMRILKELCSEINKKILEGVHESVNN